The following proteins come from a genomic window of Micavibrio aeruginosavorus EPB:
- a CDS encoding ClpP family protease, giving the protein MLEDRKGAQSAFDSVAGNDNNAGAPVTAAPTSTPTSTPQTANTPATSNYFNQMVSAAPHERVLILEGPITQELAINVRIHLMKMEAASPDEPITILINSPGGLVSAGLAIYDTIQSLECPVRTYVTGTAASMGSLLLAAGAPGERRAAPNARIMIHQPSGGSQGNATEMGISQNEIEHTYRRMAWIYAAHAFDAAKSPAFDKKVADKMNDLQKTAPASGGAWTPDTLKMTALAHLYHAVMKQDYYLYAEEAKDMGLIDKIEYPDMNIKSTMDPKRAKTLNRIAEAERLANKHHRDNRPEPSAF; this is encoded by the coding sequence ATGTTAGAAGACCGCAAGGGCGCGCAAAGCGCCTTCGATTCTGTTGCCGGAAACGATAACAACGCCGGCGCACCGGTGACAGCCGCGCCCACGTCAACCCCCACGTCAACCCCACAAACCGCGAACACCCCCGCGACATCAAACTATTTCAACCAGATGGTATCCGCCGCGCCGCATGAACGCGTGCTGATTCTGGAAGGCCCGATTACACAGGAACTGGCCATCAATGTGCGCATTCATCTGATGAAGATGGAAGCCGCCAGCCCGGATGAGCCGATTACCATTCTGATCAATTCCCCCGGTGGGTTGGTCAGCGCGGGCCTGGCCATTTATGACACGATTCAATCACTGGAATGCCCGGTGCGGACCTATGTCACCGGCACCGCCGCATCCATGGGGTCCCTGCTGTTGGCCGCAGGTGCACCCGGTGAACGCCGCGCCGCGCCCAATGCCCGCATTATGATTCACCAGCCATCCGGCGGATCGCAGGGCAACGCCACAGAAATGGGCATCAGCCAGAATGAAATCGAACACACCTATCGCCGTATGGCATGGATATATGCCGCCCATGCGTTTGATGCGGCCAAAAGCCCGGCCTTTGATAAAAAGGTCGCGGACAAGATGAATGATCTGCAAAAAACCGCCCCGGCATCAGGGGGCGCGTGGACGCCGGATACGTTGAAAATGACCGCCCTGGCCCACCTGTATCACGCCGTGATGAAACAGGATTATTACCTGTACGCCGAAGAAGCCAAGGATATGGGCCTGATCGACAAGATCGAGTACCCGGACATGAACATCAAATCGACGATGGACCCGAAACGCGCCAAGACCCTGAACCGCATTGCCGAAGCCGAACGTCTGGCCAACAAACATCACCGCGATAACCGCCCGGAACCGAGCGCGTTTTAA
- a CDS encoding tetratricopeptide repeat protein, with the protein MLFGSSKDAQKNDAATAAAPDAIFDVGTEDFEANVMRASMDTPIIVDFWAPWCGPCKQLGPALEQAVTATKGVVRMAKVNIDEHPELAQAMRVQSIPTVFAFFGGQPITGFTGNRPASDLKKLMDQLVQLARESKPDAVNIPETLDAANQALADNNPTQAQVLYSTVLEEDENNVAAFIGLVRAFIADGDVDTAAGMIENAPETIAKNSQFSAAITAVELAQQAAQAGPDNGTGDLAKAIEREPDNHAARFDYAMALFAAGEREEAMNQLLESIRRDRAWEDEKARKQLLQFFDAIGPADKAVGTARRQLSSILFS; encoded by the coding sequence ATGTTGTTCGGCAGTTCAAAAGACGCACAAAAAAACGATGCGGCAACAGCGGCCGCGCCGGACGCCATCTTTGATGTCGGCACAGAGGATTTCGAAGCCAACGTCATGCGCGCGTCAATGGACACGCCGATCATCGTCGATTTCTGGGCCCCGTGGTGCGGCCCGTGCAAACAACTGGGCCCCGCATTGGAACAAGCCGTCACCGCCACCAAGGGCGTTGTGCGCATGGCCAAGGTGAATATCGACGAACACCCGGAACTGGCGCAGGCGATGCGCGTGCAATCCATTCCGACCGTCTTTGCGTTTTTCGGCGGCCAGCCGATCACCGGATTTACCGGCAACCGCCCGGCCAGCGATTTGAAAAAATTGATGGACCAATTGGTGCAACTGGCCCGCGAAAGCAAACCGGATGCGGTCAATATCCCCGAAACGCTGGACGCCGCCAATCAGGCATTGGCCGACAATAATCCGACGCAGGCCCAGGTTTTATATTCCACCGTATTGGAAGAAGACGAAAACAATGTGGCGGCGTTCATTGGGTTGGTCCGCGCCTTTATCGCCGATGGCGATGTTGATACCGCCGCCGGCATGATTGAAAACGCGCCCGAAACCATCGCCAAAAATTCACAATTTTCCGCCGCCATCACCGCCGTCGAATTGGCGCAGCAGGCCGCGCAGGCTGGGCCGGATAATGGCACTGGCGATCTGGCCAAAGCCATTGAACGCGAACCCGACAACCACGCCGCCCGGTTTGATTACGCCATGGCGTTGTTTGCCGCAGGAGAGCGTGAAGAAGCCATGAACCAATTGTTGGAAAGCATCCGTCGCGATCGCGCATGGGAAGATGAAAAAGCACGCAAGCAATTGCTGCAATTTTTCGATGCGATCGGCCCAGCGGACAAAGCCGTAGGCACCGCCCGCCGCCAATTGTCATCGATCCTGTTTTCGTGA
- a CDS encoding LON peptidase substrate-binding domain-containing protein, giving the protein MGCDLPPTLDDLPAEIPVFPLSGVLLLPHGQLPLNIFEPRYLSMVEDALKSHRIIGMIQPRGADNAHPALFETGCAGRIVNFSETNDGRYLVTLKGVARFRVKNELDQGRNGYRRVLADWADFSNDLETVSCLNLDRPRLRGLLESYFELHGLSCDWNAVESATDNKLITCLSMICPLDAGEKQALLEASCCKTRADLFMTILDMAVRQSGALHTSCCGGSDSSLCH; this is encoded by the coding sequence ATGGGTTGTGACTTGCCACCAACATTGGACGATTTGCCCGCGGAAATTCCCGTATTTCCGCTGAGCGGCGTTTTGTTGCTTCCGCATGGCCAGTTGCCATTGAACATCTTTGAACCGCGTTATCTCAGCATGGTTGAAGATGCGCTGAAATCCCACCGCATCATCGGCATGATCCAACCGCGCGGCGCCGACAATGCCCACCCGGCTTTGTTCGAAACCGGATGCGCGGGGCGCATCGTGAATTTCAGCGAAACCAATGATGGCCGTTATCTGGTCACGCTGAAGGGTGTCGCCCGATTCCGCGTCAAAAACGAACTGGATCAGGGCCGCAACGGATATCGCCGCGTTCTGGCCGATTGGGCCGATTTTTCCAATGATCTGGAAACGGTGAGCTGCCTCAACCTCGACCGCCCGCGCTTGCGTGGCCTGCTGGAAAGCTATTTTGAACTGCACGGCCTGTCCTGCGATTGGAACGCGGTTGAAAGCGCGACGGATAACAAGCTGATCACCTGCCTGTCCATGATTTGCCCGTTGGATGCGGGCGAGAAACAGGCGTTGCTGGAAGCGTCCTGCTGCAAAACGCGGGCGGATTTGTTTATGACCATTCTTGATATGGCGGTGCGTCAATCCGGTGCGTTGCACACAAGCTGCTGTGGCGGCTCTGATTCCTCACTCTGTCATTGA
- a CDS encoding GDYXXLXY domain-containing protein has protein sequence MIGFCSGCEKMSEPMRKIILIVVLLLPLLVPGLLWVKAATDQTAGPIWTVKIAGYDPRDLLHGRYIQFRYDWMEADAEGTPACSNNDPNCCLCLNGDQTYMNVTRLQCDAPGADRVCQSRIPTPSATGAQKYFIPEEFAADLDRLVVSEPDRFMMEIAVPGAFGAPVIRGLSLDGMPLRDYLRHNRGPDGLQE, from the coding sequence ATGATCGGTTTTTGCTCTGGCTGCGAAAAAATGTCTGAACCGATGCGAAAGATCATTTTGATCGTAGTGTTGCTCTTGCCGTTGCTGGTGCCCGGTTTATTGTGGGTCAAGGCGGCCACGGATCAAACGGCGGGCCCGATCTGGACCGTGAAAATCGCGGGCTATGATCCGCGGGATCTGTTACACGGGCGCTATATTCAGTTTCGCTATGACTGGATGGAGGCGGATGCGGAGGGTACTCCGGCCTGTTCCAACAATGATCCCAATTGCTGTTTGTGCCTGAATGGTGATCAAACCTATATGAACGTCACGCGTCTGCAATGCGACGCGCCGGGCGCGGATCGTGTGTGCCAAAGCCGTATTCCAACACCATCCGCAACGGGGGCGCAAAAATACTTCATTCCCGAAGAATTTGCCGCCGATCTGGATCGTCTGGTGGTGTCGGAACCGGATCGTTTTATGATGGAAATCGCGGTGCCCGGTGCGTTTGGGGCACCGGTGATACGCGGGCTGTCGCTGGATGGGATGCCCTTGCGCGATTATCTGCGACACAATCGCGGCCCCGACGGGTTACAGGAATAA
- a CDS encoding AAA family ATPase yields MEQSENLRLTLLRTQDIAIARGNQIMMPEHLLLALLDDPECKAVFSALKVDVAKIKEEAEHFIIEHFDVSPRNLQDIDLEKSGALGTILNRVYYESTTKSPGTIANSKSLLLALMRERGSHAAHLLEKHGIGSAETLDNFLTHGTTVNPKDAAATDNYGLSKRPSAQQGEGEEDERPPLEQFAVNLNTLAASGKIDPVLARQAEINQTIEVLSRRKKNNPILVGEPGVGKTAVAEGLALDIVNGNVPDKLLGATVFSLDLTALTAGSKYRGDFEKRLKAVLTQLEVTPGVILFVDEIHMLIGAGTGSDSQMDAANIMKPYLSSGRVRCVGATTYSEYAKYFEKDAAMSRRFQKIDVAEPTPAQAIEILKGLKKHYETFHGVTYTDEAIEAAVKLSVRYMADRQLPDKAIDLLDGAAAHRIVEPRATTVIDKDEMEDTVARIKRLPKKELSGDGLEKLRTLDSDLRQAVFQQDAAIDALTDAVLLAQAGLRDLNKPKGSYLFTGPTGVGKTEMAKQLAATLGTQLVRFDMSEFQEKHTVARLVGSPPGYVGHDEGGELTNAVTKHNNCVLLLDEIEKAHPDVLKALLQVMDDGRLTDSHGKTTDFRNVILIMTSNLRDAEVKKVASIGFHTESRDEVTREDEVAKFLPPEFRNRMDAQIRFDYLKPETMGSIVDKFVKILGGQLAERNVKIDLSADARDYLATKGYDRNMGARPMGRLIQTEISTPLARQVLFGELAKGGAVLVDTQGEGQDKKLRFLFNDAAVANDNNPGAAKPEKARRRHTAPVPK; encoded by the coding sequence ATGGAACAATCTGAAAATCTGCGCCTTACCTTATTGCGCACCCAGGACATCGCCATCGCACGCGGCAATCAAATCATGATGCCGGAACATTTGCTGCTGGCGCTGCTGGACGATCCTGAATGCAAGGCGGTTTTCAGCGCGTTGAAAGTTGACGTCGCCAAGATCAAGGAAGAAGCCGAACATTTCATCATCGAACATTTCGATGTCAGCCCGCGCAATCTGCAGGATATCGACCTGGAGAAAAGCGGCGCGCTGGGTACGATTTTGAATCGCGTTTATTACGAAAGCACGACCAAAAGCCCGGGAACAATCGCCAACAGCAAATCGCTGTTGCTGGCCTTGATGCGCGAACGCGGTTCACATGCCGCCCATTTGCTGGAAAAACATGGTATTGGCAGCGCCGAAACGCTGGATAATTTCCTGACCCACGGAACGACGGTGAACCCGAAAGATGCCGCGGCCACGGATAATTATGGCCTGAGCAAGCGGCCTTCCGCTCAGCAAGGCGAGGGCGAAGAAGATGAACGCCCGCCGCTGGAACAATTTGCGGTCAACCTGAATACACTGGCGGCCTCGGGCAAGATTGACCCGGTTCTGGCGCGTCAGGCTGAAATCAACCAGACGATTGAGGTTCTGTCCCGTCGTAAGAAAAATAACCCCATTCTGGTGGGTGAGCCGGGCGTCGGCAAAACGGCTGTGGCCGAAGGGTTGGCGCTGGACATCGTCAATGGCAATGTGCCGGACAAATTGCTGGGCGCGACCGTGTTTTCGCTCGACCTGACGGCGCTGACGGCGGGATCGAAATATCGCGGTGATTTTGAAAAACGCCTGAAAGCCGTATTGACCCAGTTGGAAGTCACGCCGGGAGTGATCCTGTTCGTCGACGAAATCCACATGTTGATCGGTGCCGGCACCGGCAGCGACAGCCAGATGGACGCGGCCAATATCATGAAACCGTATCTGTCCAGCGGACGCGTGCGGTGCGTTGGTGCAACCACCTATTCCGAATACGCTAAATATTTCGAAAAAGACGCGGCGATGAGCCGTCGCTTCCAGAAAATTGACGTGGCCGAACCGACCCCGGCGCAGGCCATCGAAATTCTGAAAGGCCTGAAAAAACACTACGAAACCTTCCACGGTGTGACCTACACCGACGAAGCGATTGAAGCGGCTGTGAAATTGTCGGTGCGGTATATGGCCGACCGCCAATTGCCGGACAAGGCGATTGACCTTCTGGATGGTGCCGCGGCCCACCGCATTGTCGAACCGCGCGCAACAACCGTGATCGACAAGGACGAGATGGAAGACACCGTCGCCCGCATTAAACGCCTGCCGAAAAAGGAATTGTCGGGCGATGGGCTGGAAAAACTGCGCACGCTGGATTCCGATCTGCGTCAGGCCGTGTTCCAGCAGGATGCCGCGATTGATGCTCTGACCGATGCCGTATTGCTGGCCCAGGCCGGCCTGCGCGACCTCAACAAACCGAAGGGCAGTTATCTGTTCACCGGCCCGACGGGTGTGGGGAAAACCGAAATGGCGAAACAACTGGCGGCAACGCTGGGGACGCAACTGGTCCGTTTCGATATGTCCGAGTTTCAGGAAAAACATACTGTTGCACGTCTGGTCGGATCGCCTCCGGGCTATGTCGGCCATGATGAGGGCGGTGAGCTGACCAATGCCGTGACCAAGCACAATAATTGCGTGCTGTTGCTGGATGAAATTGAAAAAGCCCACCCGGACGTTCTGAAAGCCCTGTTGCAGGTGATGGATGATGGGCGTTTGACGGATTCCCACGGCAAAACCACGGATTTCCGCAACGTGATTTTGATCATGACCAGCAACTTGCGCGATGCTGAGGTTAAAAAAGTTGCGAGTATCGGTTTCCATACCGAATCCCGTGACGAGGTTACCCGCGAAGATGAAGTGGCAAAATTCCTGCCGCCGGAATTCCGCAACCGTATGGATGCGCAAATCCGCTTCGATTACCTGAAGCCGGAAACGATGGGTTCGATCGTTGATAAGTTCGTCAAAATTCTGGGCGGCCAACTGGCGGAACGGAATGTCAAAATCGACCTGAGCGCCGATGCCCGCGATTACCTGGCGACAAAGGGTTATGATCGCAACATGGGGGCCCGTCCGATGGGCCGTTTGATCCAGACCGAAATCAGCACGCCGTTGGCGCGTCAGGTTTTGTTCGGTGAACTGGCCAAGGGTGGTGCCGTTCTGGTCGACACGCAAGGCGAAGGGCAAGATAAGAAACTGCGCTTCCTGTTCAACGATGCGGCTGTGGCCAATGACAACAACCCGGGTGCGGCCAAACCGGAAAAGGCGCGTCGCCGCCATACGGCCCCTGTGCCGAAATAA
- the clpA gene encoding ATP-dependent Clp protease ATP-binding subunit ClpA, with protein sequence MLSRNLEKTLHRALALANDHGHEYATLEHLLLALTDDQDAMAVLRSCGISLPDLKDQLAHYLDNELTYLINRNGEESKPTTAFQRVLQRAAIHVQSSGREEVTGANVLVAMFSERESNAVHFLQEMDMTRFDAVNYISHGIAKVPEQSEIRPPEGTEPGEAGGEDKNAKPGRDALETYCTNLNNKARRGKIDPLIGRHEEVDRTVQILCRRSKNNPLYVGDPGVGKTAIAEGLAKRIVDGEVPDVLKTAVIYALDMGALLAGTRYRGDFEERLKAVLGEIEKVDNAVLFIDEIHTVIGAGATSGGAMDASNLLKPALSNGSLRCIGSTTYKEYRNHFEKDRALVRRFQKIDVKEPSIDDAIKILKGLKPYYEEHHNVKYTNDAIKAAVELSARYIGDRKLPDKAIDIIDEVGAAQMLVPASKRKKTITVKDIEDVIAVIARIPAKAVNKDDRTLLKNLDRDLKTMVYDQDQAIAVLSDSIKMARAGLRDAEKPIGSYLFSGPTGVGKTEVARQLAKSLGVELKRFDMSEYMEKHSVSRLIGTPPGYVGFEQGGLLTDAIDQHPHCVLLLDEIEKAHPDLYNILLQVMDYGKLTDNNGKTVDFRNVILIMTTNAGAAQMAKSPIGFGRTMEVDSDNDEIRRLFTPEFRNRLDAIVPFQNLKPETVARVVDKFVIQLEAQLADRDVTIVLSDEARAHLAEIGYDPAMGARPLARVIQEKIKRPLAEELLFGKLTKGGVAHVDFKGGELVFDYEEARKSGAREKIDQD encoded by the coding sequence ATGCTTTCACGCAATCTTGAAAAAACGCTCCACCGCGCTCTGGCCCTGGCCAATGACCACGGCCATGAATATGCGACGCTGGAACATTTGCTGCTGGCCCTGACCGATGATCAGGACGCGATGGCGGTGCTGCGGTCCTGCGGCATTTCCCTGCCGGATCTGAAGGATCAACTGGCGCACTATCTGGACAATGAACTGACCTATCTGATCAACCGGAACGGCGAAGAATCCAAACCAACCACCGCGTTCCAGCGCGTGTTGCAGCGCGCGGCCATCCATGTGCAATCCTCGGGGCGCGAGGAAGTGACCGGGGCCAATGTTCTGGTCGCCATGTTCTCGGAACGTGAATCCAATGCGGTCCATTTCCTGCAGGAAATGGACATGACGCGCTTTGATGCGGTGAATTACATTTCCCACGGTATCGCCAAGGTGCCGGAGCAAAGCGAAATCCGCCCGCCCGAAGGCACCGAACCGGGTGAAGCCGGTGGCGAAGATAAAAATGCCAAACCGGGGCGCGATGCGCTGGAAACCTATTGCACCAATTTGAACAACAAGGCGCGGCGCGGCAAGATCGACCCGCTGATTGGCCGTCACGAGGAAGTGGACCGCACGGTGCAGATCCTGTGCCGTCGATCCAAAAACAACCCGCTTTATGTGGGTGATCCTGGTGTCGGCAAAACGGCCATTGCCGAAGGGCTGGCCAAACGCATCGTCGATGGCGAAGTGCCGGACGTTTTGAAAACCGCCGTGATCTATGCGCTGGATATGGGCGCGTTGCTGGCGGGCACGCGCTATCGCGGTGATTTTGAGGAGCGGTTAAAGGCCGTTCTGGGCGAAATTGAAAAGGTCGATAATGCCGTTCTGTTCATTGATGAAATCCACACCGTGATTGGCGCTGGGGCCACGTCGGGCGGGGCGATGGATGCGTCGAACCTGTTGAAACCGGCTTTGTCGAACGGGTCTTTGCGCTGCATCGGGTCCACGACATACAAGGAATACCGCAACCATTTTGAAAAGGACCGTGCGCTGGTCCGCCGGTTCCAGAAGATCGATGTGAAGGAACCAAGCATCGATGATGCGATTAAAATTCTCAAAGGGCTGAAACCCTATTACGAAGAACACCACAATGTGAAATACACCAACGACGCGATCAAGGCGGCGGTGGAACTCTCCGCTCGCTATATCGGCGACCGCAAATTGCCGGACAAGGCGATTGATATTATTGACGAAGTGGGTGCGGCCCAAATGCTGGTGCCGGCATCGAAACGCAAGAAAACCATCACCGTAAAGGATATCGAGGATGTAATCGCGGTCATCGCGCGCATCCCGGCCAAGGCGGTGAACAAGGATGATCGCACATTATTGAAGAACCTCGACCGCGATCTGAAAACCATGGTCTATGACCAGGATCAGGCGATTGCGGTGCTGTCCGATTCCATCAAAATGGCGCGCGCGGGTCTGCGCGATGCGGAAAAACCGATCGGGTCGTATTTGTTTAGCGGCCCCACCGGGGTTGGTAAAACCGAAGTGGCGCGGCAACTGGCGAAATCACTCGGCGTTGAATTAAAACGCTTCGACATGTCGGAATATATGGAGAAGCATTCGGTGTCCCGCCTGATCGGTACACCGCCCGGCTATGTCGGGTTTGAACAGGGCGGTTTGCTGACCGATGCGATTGACCAGCATCCGCATTGCGTCTTGTTGCTGGATGAAATCGAAAAGGCGCACCCGGATCTTTACAACATTTTGCTGCAGGTCATGGACTACGGCAAACTAACCGATAACAACGGTAAAACGGTCGATTTTCGCAATGTCATTTTGATCATGACGACCAATGCGGGCGCGGCCCAGATGGCGAAATCGCCCATCGGCTTTGGCCGCACGATGGAGGTAGATTCGGACAATGATGAAATCCGCCGCCTGTTCACGCCGGAATTTAGAAACCGTCTGGATGCCATCGTGCCGTTCCAGAATTTGAAACCGGAAACGGTTGCGCGCGTTGTCGATAAATTCGTCATTCAACTGGAAGCCCAATTGGCCGATCGCGATGTCACCATCGTGTTGTCGGACGAAGCCCGTGCCCATCTGGCCGAAATCGGCTATGACCCGGCCATGGGTGCGCGTCCGCTGGCCCGCGTCATTCAGGAAAAAATCAAACGCCCGCTGGCCGAAGAATTGCTGTTCGGCAAATTGACCAAGGGCGGCGTCGCCCATGTTGATTTCAAGGGCGGGGAGCTGGTCTTCGATTATGAAGAGGCCCGCAAATCCGGCGCCCGCGAAAAAATCGACCAGGATTAA
- a CDS encoding deaminase, producing MSRVSNNLQVLIAEQNEDDRDHLAGLLYMNGYEVITAADGGAAARIADTRNIDIAIVDQTMQPKTGFDFARHCQVKGHTFGIIMITDEPSTDLLLEISRYEIKQVLRKPVEPNRLVEVVRRVLRSHGKNPDAIGAHRVERGYSPDQLMARAIALAHQNARSRLGGPFGAVVADADGHIIGEGVNSVTSRCDPTAHAEVLAIRRATEKLGRTELKGCTLYCSSEPTMLGQALVIRAGIEKVCYALTHAEIAAMMGGDDEDRIKGEVAKPMAQRSVTYEQLQHDQAQDMVRMWQGLSGKVAD from the coding sequence ATGAGCCGCGTTTCCAATAACCTCCAAGTGCTGATCGCCGAACAAAACGAAGATGACCGCGATCACCTTGCGGGCCTTCTGTACATGAACGGGTACGAGGTCATCACCGCCGCCGATGGCGGGGCCGCGGCCCGTATCGCCGATACGCGCAATATCGACATCGCTATTGTCGACCAAACGATGCAGCCGAAAACCGGTTTTGATTTCGCCCGTCATTGTCAGGTGAAGGGGCATACATTCGGCATCATCATGATCACCGATGAGCCCAGCACGGATCTGTTGCTGGAAATCAGCCGTTATGAAATCAAACAGGTGCTGCGCAAACCGGTGGAGCCCAATCGTCTGGTTGAAGTGGTGCGCCGCGTTTTGCGTTCGCACGGAAAAAATCCCGATGCCATCGGGGCGCACCGTGTGGAACGCGGCTATTCACCGGATCAATTGATGGCCCGCGCCATCGCGCTGGCGCACCAGAACGCGCGCTCTCGCCTGGGTGGGCCGTTCGGGGCCGTTGTGGCGGATGCCGATGGTCATATCATTGGCGAGGGCGTGAACAGTGTGACATCGCGTTGCGACCCCACGGCACATGCCGAGGTGCTGGCCATTCGCCGCGCCACGGAAAAACTGGGCCGGACGGAATTAAAGGGCTGCACTCTGTATTGCAGTTCCGAACCCACAATGCTGGGCCAGGCGCTGGTCATCCGGGCGGGAATTGAAAAAGTCTGCTACGCCCTGACCCACGCCGAAATCGCCGCCATGATGGGCGGGGATGACGAAGACCGGATCAAGGGCGAAGTTGCCAAACCCATGGCTCAACGCTCCGTCACCTATGAACAACTCCAACACGATCAGGCCCAAGACATGGTCCGGATGTGGCAGGGGTTATCGGGGAAGGTTGCAGATTAA
- a CDS encoding DUF2157 domain-containing protein: protein MFGVHRKIKAWEQAGLISADQAASITDFERNRQKGRFAGGLMGLSLFAILVGVLMVIGANWNDIPDAAKLLVHAILNIGAVVAVWRFHARGMDVWREGAVLVLAGLTLTFMALVGQIYHLNGGAGGLLALWLIVISPFMVIYGRTMLTAIPWVLAFLGAIPVIMDQYLGDLPDIWMLFYSVAVALWLPLAMCADGFTRLFRTFRPVWAFVVMRAGFILLTFTGTMATMLWYVDRARELGTIARDSGMDYGAAYMVAVGVPLIALVGLAVHYALYNTRVDDKAFYRATVGYCALCVVSVLLPFLIPSPDSSFMAGLTFIAFWIGAGFYGHLTGAMRLVSLAVTLIGLRIYVIFLEAFAGLMTTGFGLIIAGVAMLGMIWGLRRANRYVRSLSHHNGEQS from the coding sequence ATGTTTGGCGTCCATCGCAAGATTAAAGCCTGGGAACAGGCGGGGTTGATCTCCGCCGATCAGGCCGCATCCATCACCGATTTTGAACGCAACCGACAAAAGGGTCGGTTCGCGGGCGGGTTGATGGGGTTGTCGCTGTTCGCCATTCTGGTTGGGGTGTTGATGGTGATCGGGGCCAACTGGAACGACATTCCCGATGCGGCAAAACTTCTTGTGCATGCGATTTTGAATATCGGCGCGGTGGTTGCGGTGTGGCGTTTCCATGCTCGCGGGATGGATGTCTGGCGCGAAGGTGCGGTGCTGGTCCTAGCGGGCCTGACCCTGACCTTCATGGCGCTGGTGGGGCAGATTTACCACCTCAATGGCGGCGCGGGCGGGTTGCTGGCCTTGTGGCTGATTGTGATTTCACCCTTTATGGTCATTTATGGCCGTACAATGTTGACCGCCATTCCCTGGGTGCTGGCGTTTTTGGGCGCTATCCCGGTGATTATGGATCAATATCTGGGCGATCTGCCCGATATCTGGATGTTGTTTTACAGTGTGGCGGTGGCGCTGTGGTTGCCGCTGGCCATGTGCGCCGATGGATTTACGCGCCTGTTCCGCACATTCCGTCCCGTCTGGGCGTTTGTTGTGATGCGGGCCGGGTTTATCCTGCTGACCTTCACGGGCACGATGGCGACAATGTTGTGGTATGTCGACCGGGCCAGGGAGCTGGGCACAATCGCCCGCGATTCCGGTATGGATTATGGCGCGGCCTATATGGTTGCGGTTGGGGTCCCGTTGATTGCGCTCGTGGGGCTGGCGGTGCATTACGCCCTGTATAATACCCGCGTGGATGATAAAGCGTTCTATCGTGCCACGGTCGGCTATTGCGCGTTGTGCGTGGTTTCGGTGTTGTTGCCGTTCCTGATCCCGTCGCCGGATTCCAGTTTTATGGCTGGCCTGACCTTCATCGCGTTCTGGATCGGGGCGGGGTTCTATGGGCATTTAACCGGGGCGATGCGTCTGGTGTCATTGGCGGTGACATTGATCGGTCTTCGTATTTACGTCATTTTCCTTGAGGCTTTTGCCGGGTTGATGACCACGGGTTTTGGTTTGATTATCGCCGGGGTGGCCATGTTGGGCATGATCTGGGGCCTGCGCCGGGCCAATCGTTACGTGCGGTCGTTGTCACATCATAATGGGGAACAATCATGA
- a CDS encoding prolyl-tRNA synthetase associated domain-containing protein, with translation MDTAHHLQHHADLPTTPDALFKRLDDLDILYTTWHHPAFFTVEEGLEFEKDIPGLHCRNLFVRDKRETMFLVSAANETRIDLKKLSALLACGRLSFGSPERLWANLGVRPGSVCPYAIINDTAGAVTMVLDDTIMHATTVNFHPMVNTMTIGVAPQDLVRFIESTGHTPLILDLGPCAPEGE, from the coding sequence ATGGACACAGCACATCATCTGCAACACCACGCCGATCTGCCCACCACGCCCGACGCTTTGTTCAAGCGGTTGGACGATTTGGACATCCTGTACACGACATGGCACCACCCGGCCTTCTTTACGGTGGAGGAAGGGCTGGAGTTTGAAAAAGACATTCCCGGCCTGCATTGCCGGAATTTGTTCGTGCGCGATAAACGCGAAACCATGTTTTTGGTCAGTGCCGCCAATGAAACCAGAATTGATTTGAAAAAACTGTCCGCGTTGCTGGCGTGCGGACGCCTGTCATTCGGATCGCCGGAACGGTTGTGGGCCAATTTGGGCGTACGCCCGGGGTCGGTGTGCCCGTATGCGATTATCAATGATACGGCGGGGGCCGTGACCATGGTGCTGGATGATACAATCATGCACGCCACCACGGTGAATTTTCATCCCATGGTCAACACCATGACCATTGGCGTTGCGCCCCAAGACCTTGTACGCTTCATCGAATCAACCGGGCATACGCCGCTGATCCTGGATCTCGGCCCCTGTGCCCCTGAAGGAGAATAA